The following DNA comes from Pontibacillus halophilus JSM 076056 = DSM 19796.
TCCTTGCACTTTGGCATCAATGACATACCCATCAATGATTCCTTCGTATAATTTCATTTGTTGCACGGCTTTTTCGTGATGAGGAATAGCCTTCCACACCGGTAAAGGAAAACGTTCTTTAATTGCAAGAATAGTTGCTTCCGTTTCATTACCATGAAGCTGTAGGATATCTAGGCGCGTTAACGATAAGACCTCCTCAATTCGTTGAATCGATGGATTCACAAATACTCCTACTATGCGTTGATGCGGCTTTGGTGGATGGTTCTTGATCCACTCATTGACAGCTTCCGGTAAGACTTGTCGCTTACTTTCAGCAAAGATAACGCCAATGTAAGGGGCACCGGATTCAACTGATTTCTTATAATCAGCCTGTGACCGATTTCCACACAGCTTCACTTCTGTCATGTCTGTTCACGTCCCATCATCTGATTGATGACATCAGCCGGATGAGCTTCACGCATAAGTGCCTCACCGACAAGCACCGCTTTCGCTCCAGCTTGCTTCACACGATTGATGTCTTCATGATTGTAAATGCCGCTCTCACTTACAAGGAGACTCCCTTCCGGAACTGCTTTCGCAATAGTCTCTGTATGGGCAACCGTTGTATGAAAGTTTGTTAAATCCCGGTTATTAATGCCGATGATTTTCGGTTGGAACACCGCTAAGATCCCTTCAAGCGTCTCTTTGGCATGCACTTCAACGAGGGATTCAAGCCCTAGGGAAGCAGCATAACGATACAACTCATATAGACGTTCAGGTTGTAACGCTTCACCAATAAGCAGGATGGCGTCTGCCCCTATACGAGCACTTTCTTCTACTTGCTTCTCATCGATAATAAAGTCCTTACGCAGGACAGGGAGCTTTGTCGCCTGTTTGACTGCAGTCAAATAATCTCGATGACCTTGAAAGTACATCTCATCAGTTAGAACAGAAATGGCGCTCGCTCCACCTTCTTCATAGAGCTTGGCGATTTCCACCGGTCGGAAATCCTCACGAATCACCCCTTTAGAAGGAGAAGCCTTCTTCACCTCTGCGATTAATCCTACCGTCAACGGACTGTTCAATAACGCATCATACAATGAACGCGAATCCGTCTCGACTTGCTCGGGTTGTTGGTATCTCGTAATTTCGTCTTTCTTCGTCTCAAGAATCTGATGAAGCATACTCTAGACCTTCTCCCTTCTTCTGCTGAAGTTTCTTAAAGTACGTTGCAACCGTCCCAGAGGCTAATGCTGTCTGGACCAAGGAAACCCCTGTCTCAATGGAAGGCGTTTCACCAGCTACGTAAAGCCCAGCCGCTGCGTTCAACGTGACGATATTCGTTGCTGTCTTGTTCGCCGTCCCTTCGAAGATCTCTTGAATCATCCGCGCACTTTGAAGTGGGTTCTGAACCTGAATGTCTTCAATCTTGCCTCGTTCAAGCCCAACTTCTTCAGGAGCAACCGTGTAACGGTGGATAGTTTCGTCTTTCAACTCAACGACATCAGTCGGTTCAGAGATTGAGAACTCGTCTAGACCGTCTCTACCCGTCACAAGAAGCACATGTTGAGAGCCGAGTTTATTTAACGTTTCAGCAAGTGTCTCGCCTAAATTTGTATCGTAAATTCCAATCACTTGATGGCGGGAATTGGCCGGATTCGATAGTGGCCCTAGCATGTTGAACATGGTACGGAAGCCAAGTTCACGGCGCGCGCCGCCTGCATGACGCATCGCTGAGTGATAGGTTGGCGCATATAGGAAGGTCATGCCGTTCCTAGCGAGCATGTCTTTCGCTTCTTCCGGCGTACCGTTAACAGGAACCCCTAACAGTTCAAGTACATCTGCTGAACCGCTAGCAGAGGAGACCTTTCGATTTCCGTGTTTCGCTACCTTCACATCCATAGCTGCAAGCACAATGGCTACAGCAGTTGAAATGTTGAAAGTGGATTGGCCATCGCCACCAGTTCCACACGTATCCACAACAACCGTTTCGTTATGCTGAATCGTTGTCATATGCTCACGCATGCCTTGAACAAATCCGAACAGTTCTTCAACGGTCTCACCTCGAAAGCGGAGAAGAGAAATTAAGCTTGCAAGCTGCTCCGAGCTTACTTCCCCTTTCATCACAAGGTCCATTACCTCATAGGCCTCTTCAGTTGAGAGCGTCTTTCCATCTAAGACTCTATTTAGCGTTTCTTTAAGCATAAGAAGATTCCTCCTTTGCACTCGGTGCAAACAGCTCTTCAGCCATATCAATGGTTTGGAGCAACGCGCTCGCCTTGTTCACCGTCTCCTGCCATTCCTTCTCAGGGTCAGAGTCGGCAACAACACCTGCACCAGCTTGAATATAAGCCACTTGGTCTTTCAGGAGGATAGTTCGGATCGCAATACAAGAGTCCAGATTGCCATCGAACCCAAGGTAAACGACGCCACCGCCATATAAATTACGCGCGGTTGGTTCCAGTTCACCTAAGATCTCCATCGCACGGATCTTCGGAGCTCCAGATAACGTTCCAGCCGGGAAGGCGGATACGAATGCATCAAGCGGATGAGTATCTTCTCGTAAATCTCCTGTTACTTTACTAATCATGTGCATCACATGTGAGAAGCGGGTAATCTCAGATAGGACTGGTACTTTGACCGTTCCATACTGTGCCACGCGCCCTACGTCATTTCGAGCTAAATCAACGAGCATATAGTGTTCAGCCTTTTCCTTCTCATCGTTCTGAAGGTCTGCTGCTAGTTGCATATCTTCTTCTTTCGTTGTTCCACGTTTTCTTGTACCAGCAATTGGATGGATTTCAACCTCGCCATCTTTCACCTGAACGAGTCGCTCTGGTGAACTGCCAATTACTTCATACCCATCAAACGTTAAATAGAACATATAAGGGGATGGATTAACTTGTCGCAATACGCGATATAGCGTAAAGCCATCTACTTCAATTTGTTTAGAGAATCGTTGGGATAATACAGCTTGGAAAATGTCCCCTGCGCGAATATATTCCTTAATGGTTTCTACATCTTGCTTAAATTTGTCTTTGGTGTAGTTTGTCTCGACTTGACTCACATCGACGGATTTTGACGCTTCATTGGTAAAGAACGGCTCTACGTTCTTCTGTTGCTTGAGCGTTTTTAATACATCGTCAATCGCTGATACAGCCGCATCATATTTCTCATTTAGCACTGCTTCAGAATCGTCTTCATCTACACGGGCAAATCGAATAATGTGTAAGTCATGACTTTGGTGGTCATACGCAATGAGCGTCCGACAAAATAGAAACTGATACAACGGTAGACCGAGGTCGTCGTTTTCTGGGATTGGAATGTTCTCAAAATCCGATACCGCATCATACGAGACAAAGCCAACTCCGCCACCGTGGAAAGGTAGGGGTACATCAGGAAGACGAACATTCAGTCCGGTCATAACCGTCTCTACCGCTTCTTTAAGGTCCTTAGCCTGCTGGATGTCACCAGTATCGTAATCATGCATCGTAATCGAACCCTGATCTTCCGTTACGTGAATAAAAGGGTGTAAACCAATAAAGGAATATCGTGACCAAGAGGATGTGTGGTCACCACTTTCGAGTAAATAGACCGCTTCTTCGCGCAAGCGTTCATAAATTTGAATTGGGGTTAGCGTATCGGTATAACTCCGATACGTGACAGGTACCGTCTTATAGGTAGACGCATCCTGCTTAAAAGATTGGAATTGTTCCATAGGTCTCACCTCTCCATAGTTGTGTTATGGAGAATGAGAAGGTTGAGGAAATAGACATAGTGGGTTCTAGTGGAACTTACACTCTGCTCGTCTCATCTCGTATTCAATTGCACAATACCTCAACTCATCTATCTCATTCTCAGCTCATCTGTTCTAACTTTCTATACTCTCGTGCTTCTATACTTCTCTCTCATCTTTACTAAATTCTAACTAATCTAAATCTTGTATGTAAGTGTATTACACTTTCCAAAGTGCGTCAACGAAGAAAACTGTCGTTCGGAAGAAGAAAGACATACTGGTCTTATCATAAGGCTCATTCGAAATGAATAAGCACCTCCCAAATAGGAAGGTGCTCTTCATTAATGTTTAATTTGATTCATTGGCATTTGCGGTTTGTTCTTCGCTGGTGCGAAGGCATTCAACATGGAGTAAGTGTCGTTAGTCGTAAGTTGAGGCACTTGGTAATACCCGTGTTTGTTCTGATAGAGGAAGATCTCATACGCCATTTCAACGTAATTCGGTACACTATCTGCTAACACACGACGCACGACTGGATTCGTTACCTCTACTGCTGTCATCGCATGGAACGACGCCATCGATTTAATTAAGCCTAACATATGTCCAGTAA
Coding sequences within:
- a CDS encoding phosphoribosylanthranilate isomerase — protein: MTEVKLCGNRSQADYKKSVESGAPYIGVIFAESKRQVLPEAVNEWIKNHPPKPHQRIVGVFVNPSIQRIEEVLSLTRLDILQLHGNETEATILAIKERFPLPVWKAIPHHEKAVQQMKLYEGIIDGYVIDAKVQGAFGGTGISFDWSHVPTYINEGKRQGVPCFIAGGVRPENVDELLGYEPFGIDVSSGTETDEQKDTKKIESIVRRSIHVSHLS
- the trpC gene encoding indole-3-glycerol phosphate synthase TrpC, which encodes MLHQILETKKDEITRYQQPEQVETDSRSLYDALLNSPLTVGLIAEVKKASPSKGVIREDFRPVEIAKLYEEGGASAISVLTDEMYFQGHRDYLTAVKQATKLPVLRKDFIIDEKQVEESARIGADAILLIGEALQPERLYELYRYAASLGLESLVEVHAKETLEGILAVFQPKIIGINNRDLTNFHTTVAHTETIAKAVPEGSLLVSESGIYNHEDINRVKQAGAKAVLVGEALMREAHPADVINQMMGREQT
- the trpD gene encoding anthranilate phosphoribosyltransferase, producing MLKETLNRVLDGKTLSTEEAYEVMDLVMKGEVSSEQLASLISLLRFRGETVEELFGFVQGMREHMTTIQHNETVVVDTCGTGGDGQSTFNISTAVAIVLAAMDVKVAKHGNRKVSSASGSADVLELLGVPVNGTPEEAKDMLARNGMTFLYAPTYHSAMRHAGGARRELGFRTMFNMLGPLSNPANSRHQVIGIYDTNLGETLAETLNKLGSQHVLLVTGRDGLDEFSISEPTDVVELKDETIHRYTVAPEEVGLERGKIEDIQVQNPLQSARMIQEIFEGTANKTATNIVTLNAAAGLYVAGETPSIETGVSLVQTALASGTVATYFKKLQQKKGEGLEYASSDS
- the trpE gene encoding anthranilate synthase component I, with the protein product MEQFQSFKQDASTYKTVPVTYRSYTDTLTPIQIYERLREEAVYLLESGDHTSSWSRYSFIGLHPFIHVTEDQGSITMHDYDTGDIQQAKDLKEAVETVMTGLNVRLPDVPLPFHGGGVGFVSYDAVSDFENIPIPENDDLGLPLYQFLFCRTLIAYDHQSHDLHIIRFARVDEDDSEAVLNEKYDAAVSAIDDVLKTLKQQKNVEPFFTNEASKSVDVSQVETNYTKDKFKQDVETIKEYIRAGDIFQAVLSQRFSKQIEVDGFTLYRVLRQVNPSPYMFYLTFDGYEVIGSSPERLVQVKDGEVEIHPIAGTRKRGTTKEEDMQLAADLQNDEKEKAEHYMLVDLARNDVGRVAQYGTVKVPVLSEITRFSHVMHMISKVTGDLREDTHPLDAFVSAFPAGTLSGAPKIRAMEILGELEPTARNLYGGGVVYLGFDGNLDSCIAIRTILLKDQVAYIQAGAGVVADSDPEKEWQETVNKASALLQTIDMAEELFAPSAKEESSYA